In Betta splendens chromosome 19, fBetSpl5.4, whole genome shotgun sequence, the following proteins share a genomic window:
- the LOC114845613 gene encoding rho GTPase-activating protein 23-like isoform X10, whose product MWRCFTMLRVSGVAPAPSGHEWRFQCSVGVDCSDAEPRCIWLAVLRSVSPHASPRLTPIASPRRRGSRRLIQRHRLSWAKGRRDGMVSSNENRRRPLSLGEVEGISWKGLRTIFLQKNSQGFGFTLRHFIVYPPESSLHILKDEENGNALGKAVSQQSRLEPMDTIFVKSVKENGPAQQAGLCTGDRLVKVNGESILGKTYSQVIALIQNSENILELSIMPKNEDVLQLVSAYSQDAYLKGNKPYAGEAQNLPEPPPLCYTLTKPSSAAPQSSQSLQSPVDNWQCRSGPTTSPLDNHLPAASNPTPEDSSGNFAPPGWHRGRSSSAISALDFHFANHNAAIASATLPPPRKSSLPASARGHAGSLCHQALSDWYYSQAEAAERMSPRDRSISQDRLAELGLGLALGPRPPTVSASTAEQRRRETLMHHHQAAATSHDSHWLGGWSSIPGPGSRSCSESLLAAYAEYEHNYGRSVETLAQASALVSPRYEHISQSPQMTKISKPKDQKTSGAHPHQPVTSPVSTSSPVPPSGRQSGQQVAEPQTRRVREEEPMGYKSYSPSFSRKAGHLLQQAHSFREPTYSGPHLSKSPSSRAIPAESDGGVVPRPQSTPALSASEDDRVQLGDNREVIIVKQEVVLRQKPPSSRRTPVQAIQHPHYTTPVESPEPPGRTPSQGTPSPVSVGPGTNRRTNGSIKGRRSSYLLAITTERSKSCDEGLNTFREEGRVFSKLPKRVKSFFTDGSLESLRAQEEARSKRHSTSELGTITFSDVRKEGWLHYKQILTEKGKKVGGGMRPWKRVFSVLRSHSLFLYKDKREAVLHGAGAGPCQDEHPPISIRGCLIDIAYSETKRKHTLRLTTQDFCEYLLQAEDRDDMLAWIRVIRENSKTDNEEIGFSRQALINKKLNDYRKHSLTGNKTDSSPRAHRMMPPFLLAKTDNTSLNRSSRTDDNKALWGINIMKKAKKTDSPKAFGVRLEDCQPAVNHKFVPLIVEMCCGVVEATGLDYTGIYRVPGNNAMVSNLQEHLNKGMDINTAEERWQDLNVISSLLKSFFRKLPEPLFTDDKYNDFIDANRVEDAEDRLKTMKKLIHDLPDYYYHTLKFLVGHLKKVADNAEKNKMEPRNLALVFGPTLVRTSEDNMTDMVTHMPDRYKIVETLILHYDWFFCDAELDGKDKAPEDKRDMQPVPNIDHLLSNIGRPGMPGEASDSTTSNSLKSKHSLASKKDLNTKDFLSKSLISAVTRKRKKCLSTYLPGSSTDEDSEHEPVKASNYRGDEGGDEHRGQEEAAEGEHIISKKDKRHEKENGVKPGETPAGKDSLVEEEAENDKKEGMIPDTHKNQRECRQRTTMPRTVPPLRPSSFLYSHHQNHTIYPPATNPPSHPRLHNLPRGHPVAPLWLSPTRLPSLYQSCSPHGTQHSDWNQSVPIRYRKPRGGRTRAVSMNLDLELGWREDRVRGWRAEKVEVIRVIEAGPGQHGCVGIPQGSIVDPSSASPTGPLPHFGQDAPLSSSSSGWIEQRSQGSSTVAMRRSAPGPRDKTRAWRRHTVVV is encoded by the exons ATGTGGCGATGCTTCACTATGCTGAGGGTGTCGGGCGTTGCACCAGCTCCGTCGGGCCACGAGTGGCGGTTTCAGTGTTCTGTCGGGGTGGACTGTAGCGATGCCGAACCTCGCTGTATCTGGCTGGCGGTTTTACGGAGTGTTTCACCCCATGCCTCACCCCGGCTGACCCCCATTGCGTCACCAAGAAGACGGGGCTCCCGGAGGCTCATACAGCGACATCGATTATCCTGG GCTAAAGGGCGAAGGGATGGCATGGTGTCATCTAACGAGAACAGACGCCGTCCGCTGTCATTGGGTGAGGTGGAGGGCATTTCGTGGAAGGGCCTGCGGACCATTTTCCTTCAGAAGAATTCCCAAGGATTCGGCTTCACTTTGCGTCACTTCATTGTCTATCCGCCAGAGTCTTCCCTTCACATTCTCAAG GATGAAGAGAATGGAAATGCACTTGGgaaag cAGTGTCTCAGCAGTCTCGTTTGGAGCCAATGGACACCATCTTTGTGAAGAGTGTCAAAGAAAATGGGCCTGCCCAACAAGCTGGACTGTGCACAG GGGACAGGTTGGTGAAGGTGAATGGGGAAAGCATTCTGGGAAAAACTTACTCTCAGGTGATTGCGCTCATCCAGAACAG TGAAAACATTCTGGAGCTTTCTATTATGCCAAAAAATGAGGATGTGTTGCAGTTGGTAAGT GCATACTCCCAAGATGCTTACCTAAAAGGCAATAAGCCATATGCAGGTGAGGCCCAGAACCTCCCTGAGCCTCCACCACTCTGTTATACTTTAACTAAGCCCAGCTCCGCCGCGCCACAATCCAGCCAGAGCCTCCAGAGCCCCGTTGACAACTGGCAGTGCCGCTCTGGCCCCACCACGTCCCCACTGGACAACcacctccctgctgcctccaaCCCCACTCCTGAGGATTCCAGCGGCAACTTTGCCCCCCCTGGGTGGCACCGCGGCCGCTCCTCTTCAGCCATCAGCGCGCTGGACTTTCACTTTGCTAACCACAATGCCGCCATTGCCTCCGCAACTCTGCCTCCGCCGAGGAAGAGCAGCCTGCCGGCCTCTGCGCGCGGTCACGCAGGCTCCCTCTGCCACCAGGCTCTGTCAGACTGGTATTACAGCCAGGCTGAGGCAGCAGAGCGCATGTCTCCTCGCGATCGCAGTATTTCTCAGGATCGTTTAGCAGAGCTGGGGCTAGGTTTGGCTCTTGGCCCTAGACCTCCGACTGTAAGTGCATCCACTGCAGAACAACGCAGAAGAGAAACCTTAATGCACCACCACCAGGCAGCTGCTACCTCCCATGACTCCCATTGGCTAGGGGGCTGGAGTAGCATACCAGGACCAGGAAGCAGGTCGTGCTCAGAGAGCCTGCTGGCAGCCTATGCAGAGTACGAGCACAACTATGGGCGCTCTGTGGAAACCCTGGCCCAAGCCTCAGCACTGGTCTCACCACGCTATGAACACATCTCCCAAAGCCCTCAAATGACCAAAATTAGCAAGCCGAAAGACCAGAAAACCTCAGGGGCCCATCCGCACCAACCAGTAACATCTCCTGTCTCAACCTCCTCCCCAGTGCCTCCCAGTGGCAGGCAGTCAGGACAGCAGGTGGCTGAACCCCAGACAAGGCGAGTAAGAGAGGAGGAGCCAATGGGCTACAAAAGTTACAGTCCTTCCTTCTCTCGCAAAGCTGGTCACCTCCTCCAGCAAGCACACTCATTTAGAGAGCCAACCTACAGCGGCCCCCACCTCAGCAAGAGCCCCAGCAGCAGGGCCATCCCTGCAGAGAGTGATGGAGGAGTGGTACCCAGGCCCCAGTCTACGCCTGCGCTGTCTGCATCAGAGGACGACCGAGTCCAGCTGGGTGATAACAGGGAGGTCATAATCGTGAAGCAAGAGGTGGTTCTGAGACAGAAACCTCCTTCAAGCCGCCGGACCCCTGTTCAGGCTATTCAACATCCCCATTACACCACCCCCGTGGAGTCACCTGAGCCCCCTGGTCGGACACCTTCACAAGGGACCCCGTCTCCCGTGTCTGTGGGGCCTGGCACCAACCGTCGGACCAATG GCAGCATTAAAGGTCGGAGGTCATCCTACCTGCTAGCCATCACCACGGAGAGATCCAAATCATGTGATGAAGGCCTCAATACCTTCAGGGAGGAAGGCCGAGTCTTCTC CAAGCTGCCAAAAAGAGTCAAGAGTTTTTTCACTGATGGA TCTCTAGAGAGCCTACGAGCTCAGGAGGAGGCCCGGTCCAAGCGCCACTCCACCTCTGAACTGGGAACCATCACCTTCAGTGATGTTCGAAAGGAGGGTTGGCTGCACTACAAACAGATCCTTACAGAGAAGGGAAAG AAAGTTGGTGGTGGCATGCGGCCATGGAAGCGAGTCTTCTCTGTGCTGCGTTCCCACTCGCTCTTTCTCTACAAGGACAAGCGAGAGGCGGTGCTTCACGGGGCAGGCGCAGGCCCCTGTCAAGATGAACATCCCCCAATCAGCATCCGCGGTTGCCTGATTGACATCGCCTACAGTGAGACCAAGCGTAAGCACACCCTAAGGTTGACCACGCAAGACTTCTGTGAGtacctgctgcaggctgaggacAGAGATGACATGCTGGCCTGGATCCGGGTTATCAGGGAAAACAGCAAAACCGACAACGAG GAGATTGGTTTTTCAAGACAAGCTCTCATcaacaaaaaactaaatgactacagaaaacacag TTTGACAGGTAACAAGACGGACTCCTCCCCAAGAGCCCATCGCATGATGCCCCCCTTCCTACTGGCTAAGACCGATAACACTTCACTGAACCGATCCTCCAGGACTG aTGACAACAAGGCGTTGTGGGGAATCAACATCATGAAGAAAGCCAAGAAGACAGACAGTCCAAAAGCTTTCGGTGTGCGACTGGAGGACTGTCAGCCTGCTGTCAACCATAAA TTTGTGCCTCTGATAGTGGAGATGTGCTGCGGTGTAGTGGAGGCGACGGGTTTGGACTACACCGGCATCTACCGGGTGCCTGGGAACAACGCAATGGTGTCCAACCTGCAAGAGCATCTCAACAAGGGCATGGACATCaacactgcagaggag AGATGGCAGGACCTAAATGTAATCAGCAGCCTGCTCAAATCATTCTTCCGCAAACTGCCTGAGCCTCTATTTACTGATG ACAAATACAATGACTTCATTGATGCCAATCGGGTAGAAGATGCGGAAGACCGTCTGAAGACCATGAAGAAACTG ATCCACGACCTCCCAGATTACTATTACCACACCCTCAAGTTCCTGGTGGGCCACCTCAAGAAGGTGGCAGACAACGCTGAGAAAAATAAG ATGGAACCAAGAAACTTAGCTCTGGTGTTTGGGCCCACTCTGGTCAGGACATCTGAGGATAATATGACTGACATGGTCACCCACATGCCGGACCGCTACAAAATAGTGGAGACGCTTATCCTGCAT TATGATTGGTTCTTCTGTGATGCAGAGCTTGATGGGAAAGAcaag gccccAGAGGATAAGCGGGACATGCAGCCTGTGCCCAACATTGACCATCTGCTGTCCAACATCGGTAGACCGGGAATGCCAGGAGAGGCATCAG ATTCCACTACCAGCAATTCACTTAAATCAAAG CATTCATTGGCCTCTAAGAAAGACCTAAATACCAAGGATTTCCTGTCCAAATCTCTCATCTCCGCTGTGACCCGTAAACGTAAAAAATGCCTCAGTACATATTTGCCCGGCAGCAGCACTGATGAGGACTCAGAGCACGAGCCAGTCAAAGCTAGCAACTACAGGGGAGACGAAGGAGGGGATGAGCacagaggacaggaagaggCAGCTGAAGGAGAGCATATCATAtccaaaaaagacaaaaggcaCGAGAAGGAAAATGGGGTGAAACCTGGAGAGACCCCGGCGGGAAAAGACTCCCTGGTGGAAGAAGAGGCCGAGAACGACAAGAAAGAGGGTATGATCCCTGACACACATAAAAACCAAAGGGAGTGTAGGCAGAGAACAACGATGCCCAGAACTGTACCACCACTTCGTCCCAGCAGTTTCCTCTACTCCCACCATCAGAACCATACTATATACCCACCTGCCACTAATCCTCCCTCTCACCCGAGGCTTCACAACCTGCCCAGAGGACATCCTGTGGCGCCTTTGTGGCTCTCCCCCACCAGGCTCCCTAGTCTCTACCAGTCATGTAGCCCCCATGGGACCCAGCACTCAGACTGGAACCAGTCAGTGCCCATTCGCTACAGGAAGCCCAGAGGCGGCAGGACGAGGGCTGTGTCCATGAATCTGGACTTGGAGCTGGGCTGGAGGGAGGACAGAGTCAGAGGGTGGAGGGCAGAAAAGGTGGAGGTGATCAGGGTCATCGAGGCAGGGCCAGGTCAGCATGGCTGTGTAGGCATCCCTCAAGGATCAATTGTAGATCCTAGCTCAGCTTCACCAACAGGTCCCCTTCCTCATTTTGGCCAGGACGCCCCTctgtcctcgtcttcctcaGGATGGATAGAGCAAAGGTCCCAGGGATCTTCCACTGTGGCCATGAGGAGATCAGCTCCCGGCCCCCGGGATAAGACACGAGCATGGCGTCGTCACACAGTAGTAGTTTAA
- the LOC114845613 gene encoding rho GTPase-activating protein 23-like isoform X3, which yields MWRCFTMLRVSGVAPAPSGHEWRFQCSVGVDCSDAEPRCIWLAVLRSVSPHASPRLTPIASPRRRGSRRLIQRHRLSWAKGRRDGMVSSNENRRRPLSLGEVEGISWKGLRTIFLQKNSQGFGFTLRHFIVYPPESSLHILKDEENGNALGKAVSQQSRLEPMDTIFVKSVKENGPAQQAGLCTGDRLVKVNGESILGKTYSQVIALIQNSENILELSIMPKNEDVLQLAYSQDAYLKGNKPYAGEAQNLPEPPPLCYTLTKPSSAAPQSSQSLQSPVDNWQCRSGPTTSPLDNHLPAASNPTPEDSSGNFAPPGWHRGRSSSAISALDFHFANHNAAIASATLPPPRKSSLPASARGHAGSLCHQALSDWYYSQAEAAERMSPRDRSISQDRLAELGLGLALGPRPPTVSASTAEQRRRETLMHHHQAAATSHDSHWLGGWSSIPGPGSRSCSESLLAAYAEYEHNYGRSVETLAQASALVSPRYEHISQSPQMTKISKPKDQKTSGAHPHQPVTSPVSTSSPVPPSGRQSGQQVAEPQTRRVREEEPMGYKSYSPSFSRKAGHLLQQAHSFREPTYSGPHLSKSPSSRAIPAESDGGVVPRPQSTPALSASEDDRVQLGDNREVIIVKQEVVLRQKPPSSRRTPVQAIQHPHYTTPVESPEPPGRTPSQGTPSPVSVGPGTNRRTNGSLAEHAFDSLSSIPFIDEPTTPSTDLQACYVPACSVVSSSHASTMATLTSMSVSPTFSSISPLVRLRSQDCSSIKGRRSSYLLAITTERSKSCDEGLNTFREEGRVFSKLPKRVKSFFTDGSLESLRAQEEARSKRHSTSELGTITFSDVRKEGWLHYKQILTEKGKKVGGGMRPWKRVFSVLRSHSLFLYKDKREAVLHGAGAGPCQDEHPPISIRGCLIDIAYSETKRKHTLRLTTQDFCEYLLQAEDRDDMLAWIRVIRENSKTDNEEIGFSRQALINKKLNDYRKHSLTGNKTDSSPRAHRMMPPFLLAKTDNTSLNRSSRTDDNKALWGINIMKKAKKTDSPKAFGVRLEDCQPAVNHKFVPLIVEMCCGVVEATGLDYTGIYRVPGNNAMVSNLQEHLNKGMDINTAEERWQDLNVISSLLKSFFRKLPEPLFTDDKYNDFIDANRVEDAEDRLKTMKKLIHDLPDYYYHTLKFLVGHLKKVADNAEKNKMEPRNLALVFGPTLVRTSEDNMTDMVTHMPDRYKIVETLILHYDWFFCDAELDGKDKAPEDKRDMQPVPNIDHLLSNIGRPGMPGEASDSTTSNSLKSKHSLASKKDLNTKDFLSKSLISAVTRKRKKCLSTYLPGSSTDEDSEHEPVKASNYRGDEGGDEHRGQEEAAEGEHIISKKDKRHEKENGVKPGETPAGKDSLVEEEAENDKKEGMIPDTHKNQRECRQRTTMPRTVPPLRPSSFLYSHHQNHTIYPPATNPPSHPRLHNLPRGHPVAPLWLSPTRLPSLYQSCSPHGTQHSDWNQSVPIRYRKPRGGRTRAVSMNLDLELGWREDRVRGWRAEKVEVIRVIEAGPGQHGCVGIPQGSIVDPSSASPTGPLPHFGQDAPLSSSSSGWIEQRSQGSSTVAMRRSAPGPRDKTRAWRRHTVVV from the exons ATGTGGCGATGCTTCACTATGCTGAGGGTGTCGGGCGTTGCACCAGCTCCGTCGGGCCACGAGTGGCGGTTTCAGTGTTCTGTCGGGGTGGACTGTAGCGATGCCGAACCTCGCTGTATCTGGCTGGCGGTTTTACGGAGTGTTTCACCCCATGCCTCACCCCGGCTGACCCCCATTGCGTCACCAAGAAGACGGGGCTCCCGGAGGCTCATACAGCGACATCGATTATCCTGG GCTAAAGGGCGAAGGGATGGCATGGTGTCATCTAACGAGAACAGACGCCGTCCGCTGTCATTGGGTGAGGTGGAGGGCATTTCGTGGAAGGGCCTGCGGACCATTTTCCTTCAGAAGAATTCCCAAGGATTCGGCTTCACTTTGCGTCACTTCATTGTCTATCCGCCAGAGTCTTCCCTTCACATTCTCAAG GATGAAGAGAATGGAAATGCACTTGGgaaag cAGTGTCTCAGCAGTCTCGTTTGGAGCCAATGGACACCATCTTTGTGAAGAGTGTCAAAGAAAATGGGCCTGCCCAACAAGCTGGACTGTGCACAG GGGACAGGTTGGTGAAGGTGAATGGGGAAAGCATTCTGGGAAAAACTTACTCTCAGGTGATTGCGCTCATCCAGAACAG TGAAAACATTCTGGAGCTTTCTATTATGCCAAAAAATGAGGATGTGTTGCAGTTG GCATACTCCCAAGATGCTTACCTAAAAGGCAATAAGCCATATGCAGGTGAGGCCCAGAACCTCCCTGAGCCTCCACCACTCTGTTATACTTTAACTAAGCCCAGCTCCGCCGCGCCACAATCCAGCCAGAGCCTCCAGAGCCCCGTTGACAACTGGCAGTGCCGCTCTGGCCCCACCACGTCCCCACTGGACAACcacctccctgctgcctccaaCCCCACTCCTGAGGATTCCAGCGGCAACTTTGCCCCCCCTGGGTGGCACCGCGGCCGCTCCTCTTCAGCCATCAGCGCGCTGGACTTTCACTTTGCTAACCACAATGCCGCCATTGCCTCCGCAACTCTGCCTCCGCCGAGGAAGAGCAGCCTGCCGGCCTCTGCGCGCGGTCACGCAGGCTCCCTCTGCCACCAGGCTCTGTCAGACTGGTATTACAGCCAGGCTGAGGCAGCAGAGCGCATGTCTCCTCGCGATCGCAGTATTTCTCAGGATCGTTTAGCAGAGCTGGGGCTAGGTTTGGCTCTTGGCCCTAGACCTCCGACTGTAAGTGCATCCACTGCAGAACAACGCAGAAGAGAAACCTTAATGCACCACCACCAGGCAGCTGCTACCTCCCATGACTCCCATTGGCTAGGGGGCTGGAGTAGCATACCAGGACCAGGAAGCAGGTCGTGCTCAGAGAGCCTGCTGGCAGCCTATGCAGAGTACGAGCACAACTATGGGCGCTCTGTGGAAACCCTGGCCCAAGCCTCAGCACTGGTCTCACCACGCTATGAACACATCTCCCAAAGCCCTCAAATGACCAAAATTAGCAAGCCGAAAGACCAGAAAACCTCAGGGGCCCATCCGCACCAACCAGTAACATCTCCTGTCTCAACCTCCTCCCCAGTGCCTCCCAGTGGCAGGCAGTCAGGACAGCAGGTGGCTGAACCCCAGACAAGGCGAGTAAGAGAGGAGGAGCCAATGGGCTACAAAAGTTACAGTCCTTCCTTCTCTCGCAAAGCTGGTCACCTCCTCCAGCAAGCACACTCATTTAGAGAGCCAACCTACAGCGGCCCCCACCTCAGCAAGAGCCCCAGCAGCAGGGCCATCCCTGCAGAGAGTGATGGAGGAGTGGTACCCAGGCCCCAGTCTACGCCTGCGCTGTCTGCATCAGAGGACGACCGAGTCCAGCTGGGTGATAACAGGGAGGTCATAATCGTGAAGCAAGAGGTGGTTCTGAGACAGAAACCTCCTTCAAGCCGCCGGACCCCTGTTCAGGCTATTCAACATCCCCATTACACCACCCCCGTGGAGTCACCTGAGCCCCCTGGTCGGACACCTTCACAAGGGACCCCGTCTCCCGTGTCTGTGGGGCCTGGCACCAACCGTCGGACCAATGGTAGCCTGGCTGAGCATGCGTTTGATTCTCTGTCCTCTATCCCCTTCATAG ATGAACCCACCACTCCTAGTACTGACCTACAAGCCTGCTATGTACCAGCCTGTTCTGTGGTGTCCAGTTCCCATGCCTCAACTATGGCCACCCTCACTTCCATGTCTGTCTCCCCCActttttcctccatctccccCCTTGTTCGACTTCGTTCTCAGGACTGCA GCAGCATTAAAGGTCGGAGGTCATCCTACCTGCTAGCCATCACCACGGAGAGATCCAAATCATGTGATGAAGGCCTCAATACCTTCAGGGAGGAAGGCCGAGTCTTCTC CAAGCTGCCAAAAAGAGTCAAGAGTTTTTTCACTGATGGA TCTCTAGAGAGCCTACGAGCTCAGGAGGAGGCCCGGTCCAAGCGCCACTCCACCTCTGAACTGGGAACCATCACCTTCAGTGATGTTCGAAAGGAGGGTTGGCTGCACTACAAACAGATCCTTACAGAGAAGGGAAAG AAAGTTGGTGGTGGCATGCGGCCATGGAAGCGAGTCTTCTCTGTGCTGCGTTCCCACTCGCTCTTTCTCTACAAGGACAAGCGAGAGGCGGTGCTTCACGGGGCAGGCGCAGGCCCCTGTCAAGATGAACATCCCCCAATCAGCATCCGCGGTTGCCTGATTGACATCGCCTACAGTGAGACCAAGCGTAAGCACACCCTAAGGTTGACCACGCAAGACTTCTGTGAGtacctgctgcaggctgaggacAGAGATGACATGCTGGCCTGGATCCGGGTTATCAGGGAAAACAGCAAAACCGACAACGAG GAGATTGGTTTTTCAAGACAAGCTCTCATcaacaaaaaactaaatgactacagaaaacacag TTTGACAGGTAACAAGACGGACTCCTCCCCAAGAGCCCATCGCATGATGCCCCCCTTCCTACTGGCTAAGACCGATAACACTTCACTGAACCGATCCTCCAGGACTG aTGACAACAAGGCGTTGTGGGGAATCAACATCATGAAGAAAGCCAAGAAGACAGACAGTCCAAAAGCTTTCGGTGTGCGACTGGAGGACTGTCAGCCTGCTGTCAACCATAAA TTTGTGCCTCTGATAGTGGAGATGTGCTGCGGTGTAGTGGAGGCGACGGGTTTGGACTACACCGGCATCTACCGGGTGCCTGGGAACAACGCAATGGTGTCCAACCTGCAAGAGCATCTCAACAAGGGCATGGACATCaacactgcagaggag AGATGGCAGGACCTAAATGTAATCAGCAGCCTGCTCAAATCATTCTTCCGCAAACTGCCTGAGCCTCTATTTACTGATG ACAAATACAATGACTTCATTGATGCCAATCGGGTAGAAGATGCGGAAGACCGTCTGAAGACCATGAAGAAACTG ATCCACGACCTCCCAGATTACTATTACCACACCCTCAAGTTCCTGGTGGGCCACCTCAAGAAGGTGGCAGACAACGCTGAGAAAAATAAG ATGGAACCAAGAAACTTAGCTCTGGTGTTTGGGCCCACTCTGGTCAGGACATCTGAGGATAATATGACTGACATGGTCACCCACATGCCGGACCGCTACAAAATAGTGGAGACGCTTATCCTGCAT TATGATTGGTTCTTCTGTGATGCAGAGCTTGATGGGAAAGAcaag gccccAGAGGATAAGCGGGACATGCAGCCTGTGCCCAACATTGACCATCTGCTGTCCAACATCGGTAGACCGGGAATGCCAGGAGAGGCATCAG ATTCCACTACCAGCAATTCACTTAAATCAAAG CATTCATTGGCCTCTAAGAAAGACCTAAATACCAAGGATTTCCTGTCCAAATCTCTCATCTCCGCTGTGACCCGTAAACGTAAAAAATGCCTCAGTACATATTTGCCCGGCAGCAGCACTGATGAGGACTCAGAGCACGAGCCAGTCAAAGCTAGCAACTACAGGGGAGACGAAGGAGGGGATGAGCacagaggacaggaagaggCAGCTGAAGGAGAGCATATCATAtccaaaaaagacaaaaggcaCGAGAAGGAAAATGGGGTGAAACCTGGAGAGACCCCGGCGGGAAAAGACTCCCTGGTGGAAGAAGAGGCCGAGAACGACAAGAAAGAGGGTATGATCCCTGACACACATAAAAACCAAAGGGAGTGTAGGCAGAGAACAACGATGCCCAGAACTGTACCACCACTTCGTCCCAGCAGTTTCCTCTACTCCCACCATCAGAACCATACTATATACCCACCTGCCACTAATCCTCCCTCTCACCCGAGGCTTCACAACCTGCCCAGAGGACATCCTGTGGCGCCTTTGTGGCTCTCCCCCACCAGGCTCCCTAGTCTCTACCAGTCATGTAGCCCCCATGGGACCCAGCACTCAGACTGGAACCAGTCAGTGCCCATTCGCTACAGGAAGCCCAGAGGCGGCAGGACGAGGGCTGTGTCCATGAATCTGGACTTGGAGCTGGGCTGGAGGGAGGACAGAGTCAGAGGGTGGAGGGCAGAAAAGGTGGAGGTGATCAGGGTCATCGAGGCAGGGCCAGGTCAGCATGGCTGTGTAGGCATCCCTCAAGGATCAATTGTAGATCCTAGCTCAGCTTCACCAACAGGTCCCCTTCCTCATTTTGGCCAGGACGCCCCTctgtcctcgtcttcctcaGGATGGATAGAGCAAAGGTCCCAGGGATCTTCCACTGTGGCCATGAGGAGATCAGCTCCCGGCCCCCGGGATAAGACACGAGCATGGCGTCGTCACACAGTAGTAGTTTAA